A DNA window from Pseudoalteromonas spongiae UST010723-006 contains the following coding sequences:
- a CDS encoding ABC transporter ATP-binding protein: protein MLAINNLTFSYPGARSQFVLHDFALSKGEHVFIYGPSGSGKSTLLSLITGVQQHNSGSISILDTAFSALSQKQKDRFRADHIGYIFQQFNLIPFLSATENVALGCEFSKIRTEKAITKYGSVEKGANKLLMALGLSEQNIAKPVNQLSIGQQQRVAAARALLGEPELIIADEPTSALDNDAREEFINQLFEQANNNQTSILFVSHDQTLANLFDRQVALASFMQEQTL, encoded by the coding sequence ATGTTAGCGATTAATAATCTCACTTTTTCTTATCCAGGCGCTCGCAGCCAATTTGTGCTGCATGATTTTGCCTTATCAAAAGGCGAACATGTGTTTATTTACGGCCCAAGCGGCAGTGGTAAATCAACTTTGCTCTCGCTAATTACTGGTGTGCAGCAACATAACAGTGGTTCAATCTCGATTTTAGACACCGCTTTTTCAGCTCTGTCACAAAAACAAAAAGATCGCTTTCGCGCAGATCATATTGGCTATATTTTTCAGCAATTTAATTTAATCCCTTTTTTGTCTGCAACTGAAAACGTTGCGCTGGGATGTGAGTTCTCAAAAATACGTACTGAAAAAGCCATAACTAAATACGGCAGTGTTGAAAAAGGTGCGAATAAGTTATTAATGGCGCTTGGTTTGAGCGAACAAAATATTGCCAAGCCGGTCAATCAACTGAGCATAGGGCAACAACAGCGGGTTGCTGCTGCCAGAGCATTACTTGGTGAACCAGAACTCATCATTGCTGATGAGCCAACTTCAGCCCTTGATAACGACGCCCGAGAAGAATTTATTAACCAACTTTTTGAGCAAGCTAACAATAATCAAACCAGTATTTTGTTTGTCAGCCATGACCAAACGCTCGCAAATTTATTTGATAGGCAAGTGGCGCTTGCAAGCTTTATGCAGGAGCAAACTCTATGA
- a CDS encoding bifunctional diguanylate cyclase/phosphodiesterase, which produces MRLFKVRSLQSKILILFLFLLLLVQLVSFYFTYHTNVKLESTQLNNRLSNASNIFETQFNNRRYYLSAFAETAAKDYGLKSVLDEDTKSFLVALNNHRKRIDSDLAMAINSEGTVFAQLVTYTNDDGIVKVRVGKGQGEPFSQPTSFLQQETAQLVFIDDLLYQLSFAPIKSGSRIVGWVGFGYLINNALANELATLTDVNIGFASFDGKHYQVIASSDEDNYPIKADVFKRIIANTEHQYLYNRIELGNTDNGYISAVLFESRADLLKSIDIQWPRLALLVFITVLLSTFGAIAIARGITRPIKSLISQVKSISKGNYDGIVNVSGSRELKQLSNEFNDMTKAIISREQTISFQAFHDQLTHLPNRNALVTAIEKRQTSKHDFLIVQLSILRAEEIAETLGYQASDYVINEVANRIENTPHDFDCYHLGNENFILLIENQNIDALIDTLQSALTMQCQFQNIHLHLQFTFGVVIASQHPNCSVAELLQKSNVAIQRAKNNKKAFQIYDPIFDQNAIERLFLTNNLRTAIEQDQLTLFFQPKLSLKTMEISHVEALVRWLHPEKGLIPPDSFISIAEKTGQMDALTRWVTNAAINQYLAWQSNGIHINIAINISAENILDKSYPDYVISLKQQHQLADCAITLEVTEDAVVDDPEKATEVLNYLNQSGFKLSIDDYGTGYSSLAQLKQLPVQELKIDRSFVQHLLDNENDQIIVKSTIELAHNMGLSVVAEGIEDEATLLFLQAQACELAQGYFISKPLPAHEFEAWLSQSNYKKQTKTHAKVLD; this is translated from the coding sequence ATTAAATAATCGCTTAAGCAATGCATCTAATATATTTGAAACACAGTTTAATAATCGCCGCTATTACCTCTCTGCATTTGCTGAAACAGCAGCAAAAGATTACGGCCTAAAATCTGTATTAGACGAAGATACAAAAAGCTTTTTAGTTGCCCTAAACAATCACCGAAAACGCATTGATAGTGACCTTGCGATGGCAATCAATAGCGAAGGAACCGTTTTTGCACAGCTAGTTACTTACACAAACGATGATGGAATAGTAAAAGTGCGAGTGGGCAAAGGACAAGGTGAACCTTTTAGCCAACCCACCAGCTTTTTACAGCAAGAAACTGCACAACTGGTCTTTATTGACGATTTACTTTATCAACTGAGCTTTGCACCTATTAAAAGTGGCTCTCGCATTGTTGGTTGGGTGGGGTTTGGTTATTTGATTAATAACGCACTTGCTAATGAACTCGCTACCTTGACCGATGTAAACATTGGTTTTGCCAGCTTTGATGGTAAGCATTACCAAGTGATTGCCAGCTCAGATGAAGATAATTACCCAATAAAAGCCGATGTATTTAAACGTATAATTGCCAATACAGAACACCAATATTTATATAACCGAATAGAACTTGGCAACACCGACAATGGGTATATTTCAGCGGTGCTTTTTGAGTCTCGTGCAGATTTATTAAAAAGCATTGATATCCAATGGCCGCGACTAGCTTTACTGGTTTTTATTACGGTGCTTTTATCGACGTTTGGCGCTATTGCCATTGCAAGAGGCATTACCCGTCCAATCAAAAGCCTGATAAGCCAAGTAAAATCAATTTCCAAAGGTAATTACGACGGAATAGTAAATGTATCGGGTAGCCGAGAGTTAAAACAACTTTCTAATGAATTTAACGACATGACAAAAGCGATTATCTCGCGCGAGCAAACAATTAGCTTTCAAGCCTTTCATGACCAACTAACACATTTACCTAATCGAAATGCACTTGTTACTGCAATAGAAAAACGTCAAACATCCAAGCATGACTTTTTAATTGTACAACTGAGTATTTTAAGAGCAGAGGAAATCGCCGAAACCCTAGGTTATCAGGCGAGTGACTATGTCATCAATGAGGTTGCAAATCGTATTGAAAACACACCACATGACTTTGATTGTTATCACTTAGGTAACGAAAATTTTATACTTCTAATTGAAAACCAAAACATCGACGCATTAATCGACACATTGCAATCAGCATTAACAATGCAATGCCAATTTCAAAACATTCATCTGCACCTGCAATTTACCTTTGGTGTTGTTATTGCGTCACAACACCCAAACTGTTCTGTGGCCGAGTTATTACAAAAATCCAACGTGGCAATTCAACGCGCCAAAAACAACAAAAAAGCATTCCAAATTTATGACCCAATTTTTGACCAAAATGCCATTGAGCGCCTGTTCTTAACCAATAATTTGCGAACAGCCATCGAACAAGACCAACTCACTCTGTTTTTTCAGCCAAAGCTTTCGTTAAAAACAATGGAGATAAGTCACGTTGAAGCCTTAGTAAGATGGCTACATCCTGAAAAAGGCTTAATTCCACCAGATAGTTTTATTAGCATTGCAGAAAAAACCGGGCAAATGGATGCGTTAACTCGCTGGGTAACGAATGCGGCAATTAATCAATATTTGGCATGGCAATCAAATGGAATCCACATCAACATTGCAATAAATATTTCTGCCGAAAATATATTAGATAAGTCCTATCCAGATTATGTAATCTCGTTAAAACAACAACATCAATTAGCCGATTGCGCGATTACTTTAGAAGTTACCGAAGATGCCGTCGTGGATGATCCTGAAAAGGCAACCGAGGTACTGAACTACCTAAATCAAAGCGGCTTTAAATTATCGATAGATGATTATGGCACGGGATATTCTTCACTCGCGCAATTAAAACAACTGCCAGTGCAAGAGCTAAAAATAGATCGCTCCTTCGTACAGCATTTGCTCGATAATGAGAATGATCAAATCATTGTTAAATCAACCATCGAACTTGCGCATAATATGGGGTTGTCGGTTGTTGCGGAAGGTATTGAAGACGAAGCCACATTACTATTTCTTCAAGCTCAAGCATGTGAATTAGCACAAGGATACTTTATTAGTAAACCATTACCCGCTCATGAATTTGAGGCATGGTTATCTCAATCTAACTATAAAAAACAGACGAAAACACATGCGAAAGTCCTTGATTAA
- a CDS encoding phosphoribosylaminoimidazolesuccinocarboxamide synthase yields MSSYKVLDVNDDLPIRTKGKVHSGKVRSVYWLTEQDSVRLIEEKGYNIPKDTPLALMVISDRISAFDCIWQGENGLNGVPGKGIALNSVASHWFKLFDEAGLAGNHIVDIPHPYVWIVRKAETVRVEAIARQYITGSMWRDYAKGVRNFCGIDLPEGLEAHQKLDNVLITPSTKGIITGVAEVPEVDDVNITRENIENNLAAFNFKSASDIDLYEKLLTEGFKLISEQLAELDQIFVDTKFEFGYVEEVDGSHKLIYIDEVGTPDSSRIWDGPAYRDGKIVENSKEGFRQLLINNVPDSDVLLNKDRMDEREELAKGYKLPVDVMIQVSDTYVGIASKIVGKQLEIPSDPRQEVIDILDKEYGLID; encoded by the coding sequence ATGAGTTCATATAAGGTTTTGGACGTAAATGACGATTTACCGATCCGTACCAAAGGTAAGGTTCACAGCGGTAAAGTTCGCAGTGTTTATTGGTTAACCGAGCAAGACAGCGTTCGTTTAATCGAAGAAAAGGGATATAACATTCCAAAAGATACACCACTTGCACTTATGGTTATTTCAGACCGTATTTCTGCGTTTGACTGTATTTGGCAAGGCGAAAATGGCCTAAACGGTGTACCAGGTAAAGGTATTGCGCTTAACTCAGTGGCGTCTCACTGGTTTAAATTATTTGACGAAGCAGGCCTTGCGGGTAACCACATTGTTGATATTCCACACCCTTATGTATGGATTGTACGTAAAGCCGAAACTGTTCGCGTTGAAGCAATTGCACGCCAATACATTACGGGTAGCATGTGGCGCGATTATGCAAAAGGCGTTCGCAACTTCTGTGGTATTGATTTACCAGAAGGTTTAGAAGCTCACCAAAAATTAGATAATGTATTAATTACACCATCGACTAAAGGTATTATTACTGGCGTAGCAGAAGTGCCTGAAGTAGATGATGTAAACATCACGCGCGAAAATATCGAAAACAATTTAGCTGCATTTAACTTTAAGTCGGCAAGCGATATCGATTTATACGAAAAGCTATTAACTGAAGGCTTTAAGCTAATTAGCGAGCAACTTGCTGAGCTTGACCAAATTTTTGTCGATACGAAATTTGAGTTTGGTTATGTAGAAGAAGTAGATGGTTCGCATAAGCTTATTTATATCGATGAAGTTGGTACACCAGATTCATCACGTATTTGGGATGGCCCAGCTTACCGCGATGGTAAGATTGTTGAAAACTCGAAAGAGGGTTTCCGCCAGTTATTAATTAATAACGTACCTGATAGCGATGTATTACTTAATAAAGATCGCATGGATGAACGTGAAGAACTCGCCAAGGGTTACAAACTACCGGTCGATGTGATGATACAAGTGTCAGACACTTATGTTGGTATTGCGAGCAAAATCGTTGGTAAACAACTAGAAATTCCAAGCGATCCGCGCCAAGAAGTGATCGACATTCTTGATAAAGAGTATGGTCTAATCGACTAA
- a CDS encoding CPBP family intramembrane glutamic endopeptidase, with the protein MKLDPTRWAPKHYYKRILICEFVFLFFCLPVFLYFVRDVIAPYLLLFLVSVVGWCVLLLLSDPRFKRFRLWNPVQLKLSLDRVVATFLVAALLMMIASWYFTPQWFFTLPTQQTKWWFLLLILYPIFSAWPQEVIFRTFMFHRYKRVFKSKQLRAYLSATSFALAHLLFANWIAVVGAFIAGLVFSFTYIHSRSTLLVAVEHSLWGCWLFTAGLGMYFDSTMRLYGE; encoded by the coding sequence TTGAAACTCGATCCTACCCGTTGGGCACCTAAGCATTATTACAAACGCATTTTGATTTGCGAATTTGTATTTTTATTCTTTTGTTTACCCGTATTTTTGTATTTCGTACGCGATGTGATTGCGCCTTACTTACTGCTTTTTTTGGTATCGGTAGTAGGGTGGTGTGTTTTACTGTTGTTAAGTGATCCGCGTTTTAAGCGTTTTCGCCTTTGGAATCCGGTGCAGCTTAAATTATCGCTCGATAGAGTAGTTGCTACTTTTTTAGTCGCAGCGCTATTAATGATGATAGCTAGTTGGTATTTTACGCCCCAATGGTTCTTTACGTTACCCACGCAACAAACTAAATGGTGGTTCTTGCTGTTAATTCTTTACCCTATTTTTTCAGCCTGGCCGCAGGAAGTAATTTTTCGTACCTTTATGTTTCATCGCTATAAACGAGTCTTTAAAAGTAAGCAGCTACGTGCATATTTAAGTGCGACAAGTTTTGCATTAGCACATCTGTTATTTGCAAATTGGATTGCGGTAGTGGGAGCCTTTATTGCAGGTTTAGTATTTTCATTTACCTATATTCATTCGCGCAGCACCTTGTTAGTAGCTGTTGAGCATAGTTTATGGGGATGTTGGTTATTTACAGCTGGGCTCGGCATGTATTTTGATAGCACAATGCGTTTATATGGCGAATAA